A section of the Pseudomonas prosekii genome encodes:
- a CDS encoding SCO family protein — MTRTQKTVFILVALIALILGLTVNKVLSGKGQGDPTALIDAGIILLPQSRNLPDVTMTDQDGKPVAVNELKDKWSLLFFGYTFCPDICPTTLAQLRQIKSELPPEAAARLQVILVSVDPNRDSPKQLKQYLGYFDPQFQGLTASSVEDIQKLANAVSIPFIPADTSKPNYTVDHSGNLAVIGPDGTQRGFIRAPLNNAKLIAQLPVMLKRK, encoded by the coding sequence ATGACTCGAACTCAGAAAACCGTCTTTATCCTCGTTGCCCTGATTGCGTTGATTCTGGGCCTGACCGTCAACAAAGTGCTGTCCGGCAAAGGTCAGGGCGACCCGACTGCGTTGATCGACGCCGGGATCATCCTGTTGCCGCAAAGCCGCAATCTGCCAGACGTGACGATGACCGATCAGGATGGCAAACCGGTCGCGGTCAATGAGCTGAAAGACAAGTGGAGTCTGCTGTTCTTCGGTTACACCTTCTGCCCGGACATCTGCCCGACCACCCTCGCGCAGCTGCGGCAGATCAAGAGTGAGTTGCCGCCGGAAGCAGCGGCGAGGTTGCAGGTGATTCTGGTCAGCGTCGACCCGAACCGCGATTCGCCGAAGCAGCTGAAACAATATTTGGGTTATTTCGATCCGCAGTTTCAGGGTTTGACCGCGTCGTCGGTCGAAGACATTCAGAAACTGGCGAACGCGGTGAGCATTCCGTTTATTCCGGCGGACACCAGCAAGCCCAATTACACAGTCGACCACAGCGGTAACCTCGCGGTCATCGGCCCGGACGGCACGCAACGCGGGTTCATCCGCGCACCGCTGAACAACGCCAAACTGATCGCGCAATTGCCGGTGATGCTCAAGCGCAAATGA